A genomic window from Vitis riparia cultivar Riparia Gloire de Montpellier isolate 1030 chromosome 18, EGFV_Vit.rip_1.0, whole genome shotgun sequence includes:
- the LOC117906859 gene encoding O-fucosyltransferase 7 isoform X1: MQKRSRWRGLVVLRRLLIGAICSIAAVALLSVHVHVFLSSKVPDFSDSYKLPTQHEIGFQRLSTERKWVQELAPPHLSKAPLPSRKLDGASGILDLDKLWKPPQNRDFVPCVYPGANYTSPAESQGYLLVHTNGGLNQMRAGICDMVAVARIINATLVIPELDKRSFWQDSSNFSDVFDEDHFISALAYDVKVIKKLPKELATAPRAVKHFRSWSGIDYYQNEIASMWADYQVIRAAKSDSRLANNNLLPDIQKLRCRACYEALRFAPQIEAMGKLLVDRMRSYGPYIALHLRYEKDMLAFSGCTHDLSPAEAEELRMIRENTAYWKVKGIDSREQRAKGYCPLTPKEVGIFLMALGYPSSTPIYIAAGEIYGGDSHMADLQSRYPILMSKEKLASIDELEPFANHASQMAALDYIVSVESDVFIPSYSGNMARAVEGHRRFLGHRKTISPDRKALVHLFDKIERGSLKEGKNLSNKIMELHRKRQGSPRKRKGPISGTKGMDRFRSEEAFYVNPLPDCLCHKEPPDMNTSIIIR, encoded by the exons atgCAGAAACGAAGCAGGTGGAGGGGATTGGTGGTGCTGAGGAGGTTGTTGATAGGGGCCATATGTTCGATAGCAGCGGTGGCTCTGCTCTCTGTACACGTACACGTTTTCCTTTCATCCAAAGTCCCGGACTTCTCCGACTCCTATAAGCTACCCACG CAACATGAAATTGGGTTCCAGAGGTTGAGCACCGAGCGAAAATGGGTACAAGAGTTGGCTCCACCCCATTTATCAAAAGCTCCACTGCCTTCTCGCAAG TTGGATGGTGCAAGTGGGATTTTGGATTTGGACAAGCTATGGAAGCCTCCACAAAATCGGGATTTTGTGCCCTGTGTTTACCCTGGTGCAAACTATACAT CTCCTGCAGAGTCACAGGGTTACCTGCTCGTTCATACAAATGGTGGGCTCAATCAAATGCGGGCTGGG ATATGTGACATGGTAGCTGTAGCCCGCATCATCAATGCCACTCTTGTAATTCCTGAACTTGATAAGCGGTCATTTTGGCAAGACTCTAG TAACTTCTCAGATGTCTTTGATGAAGATCATTTTATTAGCGCTCTAGCTTATGATGTAAAGGTCATAAAAAAGCTCCCCAAGGAACTAGCAACTGCTCCTAGAGCAGTTAAGCATTTTAGAAGCTGGTCTGGTATAGATTATTATCAGAATGAGATAGCTAGCATGTGGGCTGATTATCAG GTTATCAGAGCTGCTAAATCTGATTCTCGTCTGGCAAATAATAACTTGCTTCCAGACATTCAGAAGCTGAGGTGTCGTGCTTGTTATGAAGCCCTCCGTTTTGCACCCCAAATTGAGGCAATgggaaaa TTGTTGGTGGATAGAATGAGGTCCTATGGTCCTTACATTGCTCTACATTTACGATATGAGAAGGACATGCTGGCTTTTAGTGGATGCACGCATGATTTATCCCCTGCTGAAGCTGAAGAACTTAGGATGATCAG AGAAAACACAGCATATTGGAAAGTAAAGGGTATTGATTCCAGGGAACAGAGAGCCAAAGGGTATTGCCCCTTAACTCCAAAGGAGGTTGGAATTTTCCTAATGGCTCTTGGATACCCATCTAGCACTCCCATATATATTGCTGCAGGAGAGATATATGGGGGTGATTCTCATATGGCAGATTTGCAATCTCGTTATCCCATATTAATGAGCAAG GAAAAACTGGCATCCATTGATGAGCTTGAACCGTTTGCTAATCATGCATCTCAGATGGCTGCACTTGATTATATTGTATCAGTTGAAAGTGATGTATTTATTCCTTCGTACTCTGGAAACATGGCAAGAGCAGTTGAGGGTCATCGTCGTTTTTTGGGACACAGGAAAACAATTTCTCCTGACAG GAAAGCTCTTGTTCATCTGTTTGACAAAATTGAGCGGGGATCCCTGAAAGAAGGCAAAAacctatcaaataaaattatggaaCTGCACAGAAAAAG GCAAGGGtctccaagaaaaagaaaaggcccCATCTCTGGAACAAAGGGCATGGATAGGTTTCGTTCAGAAGAGGCATTTTACGTGAACCCTCTACCAGATTGTTTAT
- the LOC117906859 gene encoding O-fucosyltransferase 7 isoform X2 → MQKRSRWRGLVVLRRLLIGAICSIAAVALLSVHVHVFLSSKVPDFSDSYKLPTQHEIGFQRLSTERKWVQELAPPHLSKAPLPSRKLDGASGILDLDKLWKPPQNRDFVPCVYPGANYTSPAESQGYLLVHTNGGLNQMRAGICDMVAVARIINATLVIPELDKRSFWQDSSNFSDVFDEDHFISALAYDVKVIKKLPKELATAPRAVKHFRSWSGIDYYQNEIASMWADYQVIRAAKSDSRLANNNLLPDIQKLRCRACYEALRFAPQIEAMGKLLVDRMRSYGPYIALHLRYEKDMLAFSGCTHDLSPAEAEELRMIRENTAYWKVKGIDSREQRAKGYCPLTPKEVGIFLMALGYPSSTPIYIAAGEIYGGDSHMADLQSRYPILMSKEKLASIDELEPFANHASQMAALDYIVSVESDVFIPSYSGNMARAVEGHRRFLGHRKTISPDRKALVHLFDKIERGSLKEGKNLSNKIMELHRKRQGSPRKRKGPISGTKGMDRFRSEEAFYVNPLPDCLCHKEPPDMNTSIIIR, encoded by the exons atgCAGAAACGAAGCAGGTGGAGGGGATTGGTGGTGCTGAGGAGGTTGTTGATAGGGGCCATATGTTCGATAGCAGCGGTGGCTCTGCTCTCTGTACACGTACACGTTTTCCTTTCATCCAAAGTCCCGGACTTCTCCGACTCCTATAAGCTACCCACG CAACATGAAATTGGGTTCCAGAGGTTGAGCACCGAGCGAAAATGGGTACAAGAGTTGGCTCCACCCCATTTATCAAAAGCTCCACTGCCTTCTCGCAAG TTGGATGGTGCAAGTGGGATTTTGGATTTGGACAAGCTATGGAAGCCTCCACAAAATCGGGATTTTGTGCCCTGTGTTTACCCTGGTGCAAACTATACAT CTCCTGCAGAGTCACAGGGTTACCTGCTCGTTCATACAAATGGTGGGCTCAATCAAATGCGGGCTGGG ATATGTGACATGGTAGCTGTAGCCCGCATCATCAATGCCACTCTTGTAATTCCTGAACTTGATAAGCGGTCATTTTGGCAAGACTCTAG TAACTTCTCAGATGTCTTTGATGAAGATCATTTTATTAGCGCTCTAGCTTATGATGTAAAGGTCATAAAAAAGCTCCCCAAGGAACTAGCAACTGCTCCTAGAGCAGTTAAGCATTTTAGAAGCTGGTCTGGTATAGATTATTATCAGAATGAGATAGCTAGCATGTGGGCTGATTATCAG GTTATCAGAGCTGCTAAATCTGATTCTCGTCTGGCAAATAATAACTTGCTTCCAGACATTCAGAAGCTGAGGTGTCGTGCTTGTTATGAAGCCCTCCGTTTTGCACCCCAAATTGAGGCAATgggaaaa TTGTTGGTGGATAGAATGAGGTCCTATGGTCCTTACATTGCTCTACATTTACGATATGAGAAGGACATGCTGGCTTTTAGTGGATGCACGCATGATTTATCCCCTGCTGAAGCTGAAGAACTTAGGATGATCAG AGAAAACACAGCATATTGGAAAGTAAAGGGTATTGATTCCAGGGAACAGAGAGCCAAAGGGTATTGCCCCTTAACTCCAAAGGAGGTTGGAATTTTCCTAATGGCTCTTGGATACCCATCTAGCACTCCCATATATATTGCTGCAGGAGAGATATATGGGGGTGATTCTCATATGGCAGATTTGCAATCTCGTTATCCCATATTAATGAGCAAG GAAAAACTGGCATCCATTGATGAGCTTGAACCGTTTGCTAATCATGCATCTCAGATGGCTGCACTTGATTATATTGTATCAGTTGAAAGTGATGTATTTATTCCTTCGTACTCTGGAAACATGGCAAGAGCAGTTGAGGGTCATCGTCGTTTTTTGGGACACAGGAAAACAATTTCTCCTGACAG GAAAGCTCTTGTTCATCTGTTTGACAAAATTGAGCGGGGATCCCTGAAAGAAGGCAAAAacctatcaaataaaattatggaaC TGCACAGAAAAAGGCAAGGGtctccaagaaaaagaaaaggcccCATCTCTGGAACAAAGGGCATGGATAGGTTTCGTTCAGAAGAGGCATTTTACGTGAACCCTCTACCAGATTGTTTAT
- the LOC117906859 gene encoding O-fucosyltransferase 7 isoform X3 — MQKRSRWRGLVVLRRLLIGAICSIAAVALLSVHVHVFLSSKVPDFSDSYKLPTQHEIGFQRLSTERKWVQELAPPHLSKAPLPSRKLDGASGILDLDKLWKPPQNRDFVPCVYPGANYTSPAESQGYLLVHTNGGLNQMRAGICDMVAVARIINATLVIPELDKRSFWQDSSNFSDVFDEDHFISALAYDVKVIKKLPKELATAPRAVKHFRSWSGIDYYQNEIASMWADYQVIRAAKSDSRLANNNLLPDIQKLRCRACYEALRFAPQIEAMGKLLVDRMRSYGPYIALHLRYEKDMLAFSGCTHDLSPAEAEELRMIRENTAYWKVKGIDSREQRAKGYCPLTPKEVGIFLMALGYPSSTPIYIAAGEIYGGDSHMADLQSRYPILMSKIGFRKNWHPLMSLNRLLIMHLRWLHLIILYQLKVMYLFLRTLETWQEQLRVIVVFWDTGKQFLLTGKLLFICLTKLSGDP; from the exons atgCAGAAACGAAGCAGGTGGAGGGGATTGGTGGTGCTGAGGAGGTTGTTGATAGGGGCCATATGTTCGATAGCAGCGGTGGCTCTGCTCTCTGTACACGTACACGTTTTCCTTTCATCCAAAGTCCCGGACTTCTCCGACTCCTATAAGCTACCCACG CAACATGAAATTGGGTTCCAGAGGTTGAGCACCGAGCGAAAATGGGTACAAGAGTTGGCTCCACCCCATTTATCAAAAGCTCCACTGCCTTCTCGCAAG TTGGATGGTGCAAGTGGGATTTTGGATTTGGACAAGCTATGGAAGCCTCCACAAAATCGGGATTTTGTGCCCTGTGTTTACCCTGGTGCAAACTATACAT CTCCTGCAGAGTCACAGGGTTACCTGCTCGTTCATACAAATGGTGGGCTCAATCAAATGCGGGCTGGG ATATGTGACATGGTAGCTGTAGCCCGCATCATCAATGCCACTCTTGTAATTCCTGAACTTGATAAGCGGTCATTTTGGCAAGACTCTAG TAACTTCTCAGATGTCTTTGATGAAGATCATTTTATTAGCGCTCTAGCTTATGATGTAAAGGTCATAAAAAAGCTCCCCAAGGAACTAGCAACTGCTCCTAGAGCAGTTAAGCATTTTAGAAGCTGGTCTGGTATAGATTATTATCAGAATGAGATAGCTAGCATGTGGGCTGATTATCAG GTTATCAGAGCTGCTAAATCTGATTCTCGTCTGGCAAATAATAACTTGCTTCCAGACATTCAGAAGCTGAGGTGTCGTGCTTGTTATGAAGCCCTCCGTTTTGCACCCCAAATTGAGGCAATgggaaaa TTGTTGGTGGATAGAATGAGGTCCTATGGTCCTTACATTGCTCTACATTTACGATATGAGAAGGACATGCTGGCTTTTAGTGGATGCACGCATGATTTATCCCCTGCTGAAGCTGAAGAACTTAGGATGATCAG AGAAAACACAGCATATTGGAAAGTAAAGGGTATTGATTCCAGGGAACAGAGAGCCAAAGGGTATTGCCCCTTAACTCCAAAGGAGGTTGGAATTTTCCTAATGGCTCTTGGATACCCATCTAGCACTCCCATATATATTGCTGCAGGAGAGATATATGGGGGTGATTCTCATATGGCAGATTTGCAATCTCGTTATCCCATATTAATGAGCAAG ATTGGTTTCAGGAAAAACTGGCATCCATTGATGAGCTTGAACCGTTTGCTAATCATGCATCTCAGATGGCTGCACTTGATTATATTGTATCAGTTGAAAGTGATGTATTTATTCCTTCGTACTCTGGAAACATGGCAAGAGCAGTTGAGGGTCATCGTCGTTTTTTGGGACACAGGAAAACAATTTCTCCTGACAG GAAAGCTCTTGTTCATCTGTTTGACAAAATTGAGCGGGGATCCCTGA